The following are encoded in a window of Castanea sativa cultivar Marrone di Chiusa Pesio chromosome 5, ASM4071231v1 genomic DNA:
- the LOC142636857 gene encoding protein STICHEL-like 3, with product MTRAVRDRILKDANGDIGDHLRNHIHLTNCIHLKNHMHKNSPILADRSLMRDLVVLQRSRSLRDPSASPPSWHSPSIVDLLPKKGENDARIREGRRSIGIERRREARRMSGSSPTLPNLSTSKVAPGEVSGGNDGVAAISERSSKSGVGNGRRVRREESSRKSNRTDILGGNEEPPLNQDGNVLTHDVVSRNSESKDRKSKQKGKQIGDVQHKTLSEQLNDGLTDDVASSNIHLRGSHSRWEKTVDEPQASIHAYSSGLNRVKRRKFRGTRRTRASRDVGAQNELSVASNTLAQGSACAKYLMEEGEEEYGNANVTRAPRNGCGIPWNWSRIHHRGKTILDMAGRSLSCGLSDSRLKKGGSTAHGREMSDMPMASDYTSSSTRSDAEALPLLVEASGSQETTDNAGWVHNYSGELGIFADNLYKHDVDSDLASEARSGDQRKLRGYRKNRHQSLTQKYMPRTFRDLVGQNLVAQALLNAVMKRKVGLLYVFYGPHGTGKTSCARIFARALNCQSSEHPKPCGFCNSCIAHDMGKSRNIREVGPVSNFDFESIMDLLDNMIVSQLPSHHRVFIFDDCDTLSSDCWSAISKVIDRAPRRVVFVLVSSSLDVLPHIIISRCQKFFFPKLKDADIIYTLQWIATKEDLEIDKEALKLIASRSDGSLRDAEMTLEQLSLLGQRISVPLVQELVGLISDEKLVDLLDLALSADTVNTVKNLRIIMETGVEPLALMSQLATVITDILAGSYDFTKDRHRRKFFRRQPLSKEDMEKLRQALKTLSEAEKQLRMSNDKLTWLTAALLQLAPDQQYMLPTSADTSFSHSPLALNNAGGRDLARRVSEHSEMSNKERRLSTNVRIENLRAGSSADFRENGTLKGISLEKKRHAGTSMVHQQTSTHSTDNNRVSGRHIPGKSHRGIADIWLEVLEKIQINGLKEFLYQEGKLISVSFGAAPTVQLIFTSQQTKSKAEKLREHILGAFEAVLCSPVIIEIRCEPKKVSGSGVHVPLILSASRDSSSQIRDKNGVGSQAQLLQTDNLEMGRSEIVEVAASPREPEGNEHGDNHAAADKRGLGGSGVGEGTASYKKSTMASLPERRKLGEQSQSLVKSKVSLAHVIQQAEGCSQRNAWSKRKAVSIAEKLEQENLRLEPRSRSLLCWKATRVTRRKLSRLKIRTRKPHSLLKLVSCGKCLSAKSPR from the exons ATGACCAGAGCTGTCCGCGATAGGATTCTTAAGGATGCGAATGGTGATATCGGTGATCATCTACGCAACCACATACATTTGACGAATTGTATTCACTTGAAGAATCATATGCACAAGAATAGCCCCATATTAGCAGATAGGTCTCTTATGAGGGACCTTGTGGTCCTACAGAGGTCAAGATCTCTCAGGGACCCTTCTGCAAGTCCTCCCTCATGGCATTCACCTTCCATTGTTGATCTACTTCCAAAGAAGGGTGAAAATGATGCAAGGATTCGGGAGGGGAGAAGGTCTATTGGCATTGAGCGTCGGAGGGAAGCTAGGAGGATGTCAGGAAGCTCACCTACATTACCCAATTTATCCACATCAAAAGTTGCTCCTGGTGAGGTCAGTGGGGGTAATGATGGGGTAGCGGCAATAAGTGAACGTAGTAGCAAGAGTGGAGTTGGAAATGGtagaagagttaggagagagGAGTCTAGTCGGAAGAGTAATAGGACTGATATTTTGGGTGGCAATGAGGAGCCTCCACTCAATCAAGATGGAAATGTCTTGACTCATGATGTTGTTTCTAGAAACTCTGAATCTAAAGATAGAAAGAGTAAACAAAAGGGGAAGCAAATTGGAGATGTTCAACATAAGACCCTGTCCGAGCAGTTGAATGATGGTCTAACTGATGATGTAGCATCTTCTAACATCCACCTTCGTGGAAGTCATTCTCGATGGGAGAAAACTGTTGATGAACCACAAGCCAGCATTCATGCGTACTCCAGTGGGTTAAATAGAGTTAAAAGGCGCAAGTTTCGAGGCACAAGAAGAACTCGAGCTTCAAGAGACGTTGGAGCTCAGAATGAATTGTCTGTGGCATCTAACACATTAGCTCAGGGTTCAGCCTGTGCCAAGTATTTGATGGAGGAGGGGGAAGAAGAGTATGGCAACGCAAATGTCACAAGGGCTCCAAGAAATGGGTGTGGGATTCCTTGGAATTGGTCAAGAATTCACCACAGAGGTAAAACTATTCTTGACATGGCTGGAAGAAGTTTGTCTTGTGGTTTATCAGACTCAAGGTTAAAGAAAGGTGGTTCAACTGCCCATGGGAGAGAAATGTCTGACATGCCAATGGCATCTGATTACACAAGCTCATCTACAAGATCTGATGCAGAGGCACTGCCTCTGCTGGTTGAGGCATCTGGATCTCAGGAAACGACTGACAATGCTGGTTGGGTCCATAACTATTCCGGTGAACTTGGAATTTTTGCTGATAATTTATACAAGCATGATGTTGATTCAGACCTTGCTTCTGAAGCTAGATCTGGTGATCAACGCAAGTTGAGAGGCTACCGCAAAAATAGACACCAGAGCCTCACACAAAAGTACATGCCACGAACCTTCAGGGATCTGGTGGGACAGAATTTGGTAGCACAAGCTCTTTTAAATGCTGTCATGAAAAGGAAGGTTGGATTGCTGTATGTGTTTTATGGACCCCATGGCACAGGTAAAACTTCCTGCGCCCGCATATTTGCCCGAGCTTTAAATTGTCAGTCTTCGGAACATCCTAAACCTTGTGGCTTTTGCAATTCTTGCATTGCACATGATATGGGTAAGAGTAGAAACATAAGGGAAGTTGGTCCAGTCAGTAATTTTGACTTTGAGAGCATTATGGATTTACTTGACAATATGATTGTTTCCCAGCTGCCATCACATCATAGAGTGTTTATCTTTGATGATTGTGATACTTTGTCCTCTGATTGCTGGAGTGCCATATCAAAGGTCATTGATCGAGCTCCCAGACGTGTGGTTTTTGTCCTTGTCAGTTCGAGTCTTGATGTTTTGCCTCACATAATCATATCCAGGTGCCAGAAGTTCTTTTTTCCAAAGCTGAAGGATGCAGATATTATCTATACTTTGCAGTGGATTGCGACCAAAGAAGATTTAGAAATTGATAAGGAAGCACTAAAACTTATTGCATCAAGATCAGATGGATCATTGAGAGATGCTGAGATGACTCTTGAGCAACTGAGTTTGCTTGGCCAGAGGATCTCTGTCCCTCTGGTTCAGGAACTG GTTGGGCTTATCTCAGATGAAAAATTAGTAGATCTTCTTGATTTAGCACTATCTGCAGACACAGTTAACACCGTGAAGAACTTGAGAATAATAATGGAAACTGGTGTAGAGCCATTGGCTTTGATGTCACAGCTTGCTACAGTCATTACCGATATACTTGCTGGTAGTTATGACTTTACAAAAGACAGGCATAGAAGGAAGTTCTTTCGACGACAACCAC TATCCAAAGAAGATATGGAAAAACTGCGTCAAGCTCTGAAAACTTTATCAGAGGCTGAAAAACAACTGAGGATGTCAAATGATAAATTAACGTGGCTAACAGCTGCGTTGCTTCAACTAGCTCCTGATCAGCAGTACATGCTGCCCACTTCTGCGGACACTAGTTTTAGTCACAGTCCCTTAGCCCTAAATAATGCGGGCGGAAGAGATTTAGCCAGGAGAGTAAGTGAGCATTCTGAGATGTCCAATAAGGAGAGACGCTTGTCAACAAATGTCAGAATAGAAAATCTTCGTGCTGGAAGTTCTGCTGATTTCCGAGAAAATGGCACGCTTAAGGGtattagtttagagaaaaaaagacATGCTGGGACTAGTATGGTTCATCAACAGACATCCACACATTCTACTGACAATAACAGGGTAAGTGGCCGGCATATTCCTGGTAAAAGCCATAGAGGAATTGCAGATATCTGGTTGGAGGTGCTtgagaaaattcaaattaatgGTTTGAAGGAGTTTTTGTATCAAGAAGGGAAGCTGATCTCAGTCAGTTTTGGTGCAG CCCCTACTGTGCAGTTGATCTTCACTTCACAACAGACTAAATCAAAAGCTGAGAAGCTGAGGGAGCATATTTTAGGAGCATTTGAGGCCGTTCTGTGTTCCCCAGTGATAATTGAAATTAGATGTGAACCAAAGAAAGTTTCAGGATCAGGTGTACATGTGCCACTTATCTTATCAGCTTCTAGGGACAGTTCATCTCAAATTAGAGATAAAAATGGAGTTGGCAGTCAAGCCCAGCTCTTGCAAACTGACAATCTTGAAATGGGAAGAAGTGAAATTGTAGAAGTAGCAGCTTCTCCGAGGGAACCCGAGGGTAATGAGCACGGTGATAATCATGCAGCAGCTGATAAAAGAGGCTTAGGAGGATCTGGTGTGGGAGAAGGAACAGCTTCTTATAAGAAATCAACCATGGCTTCACTCCCAGAAAGACGAAAACTTGGTGAACAAAGTCAGAGCCTTGTTAAAAGCAAGGTGTCCCTTGCCCACGTAATTCAGCAAGCTGAAGGATGTTCACAGCGAAATGCATGGTCAAAACGCAAAGCAGTTTCTATTGCCGAAAAGCTTGAACAGGAGAATTT